In Paenibacillus xylanilyticus, the genomic window GTATCAACAAATATCCTTATCCAGGTACGGAGAGCAAGAAGGGCATGTACCATCATGAGTGGCAATATATCCACGAGATACGTAATCGCTGGAACATGCCGGCTGGCAAAAAGACACTGGAAGCACAGCTCATGGATCTCTGTGACGATATTGCGTACTCCGCACATGATTTGGAGGATGGCATTAAGGCAGGCAAAATCGAAGTGCATGAGCATTTCCTGCAGGATCCGCACATTCATCGCCTGATTGTGGATAAAATTACTACACTCGAGGATCTGTTCTGGAATGGATGGACGAGAGAGGCGATTGGGCAAAAGGTAGAAGAAGTGCTTGCTTCGTTCCTGCGCGTTTGGAATGAGAAGATGCCGTTCTGCGAGCATGATTACTCCCGAACCCGCCGCGAGGTCAAGGCATACTGGGTAAGCCTCTTTGTGGGCAGCCTGGGCGTAATTGACGACGGGGATTGGAAGAAGGTGACGTTTGTCCGCGAAGATGCAGAGGATCTTGATATGCTGCGTACGGTGAGTGTGCTCAAGAGTTTTGCCTGGGTGACCATGATTCGTGATCTGCGCGTACAGCGTCTGCAAAAACGCAGTGAATGGATGATCAAGCGCCTGTGGGATGCGTTCCTGGACCCGGAAACGTCCAAATCCATCATTCCATCCGACTGGCTGCAGCGCTATGAGAAGGATCAGGCGAAGGCTCATCCGATCTGGACATGGGAGCACATGGTGATTGATTATATTGCAGGTATGACGGATGCGTTTGCCGAGAAAATATACAATGAATTGTACGGTCTGAAGGTAGGCTCCATCTACGATCTGGACTAAAAATAAGGAGTGAGGAGCTTGGATACAAACATCGGCACAGGATCAAGTGAGCCGTTCAGTCTGGGCGTGCTCGACCTTGTGCCAAGGTTGAAAGGAGCTGCAGCGGAAGAGGCATTGCAGCAGTCTGTATCCTTGGCTCAACATGCCGAAGCTTGGGGATATACCCGGTACTGGACGTCCGAGCATCATGATATGGAGGAACTTGCATCCGCATCGCCTGAAGTTTTGCTCTCGCATATTGGTGCGAGGACAGCAACCATTCAGCTGGGATCGGGTGCGGTGCTGCTGCCGCATTACAGTCCGCTGAAGGTGGCCGAGTCGTTTCGGCTGCTGGCTGCACTGTACCCAGGCAGAATTGAGCTGGGGCTGGGACGCGCGCCTGGAGGTGGGCCGCATGCCACCATGGCGCTAAGCGGCAATTATTTGCAGCATGTGTCCAAATTGCCTGAATCACTCGCGGCACTTACTGAATTGCTCGAGGATCGGTACAGCTATGAGGAGCATCGGGTAACGGCACGTCCAATCCCTGAACTTCCCGTATCCCTGTGGATGCTGGGTACCAACGTCAAGAGTGCCGAGTTTGCTGCACGGTTTGGCATGGGGTATGTGTTTGGGCAGTTTATGAGTGACGCCGATGGTACGGAAGCGGTAAAGCGGTATCGGGATGGGTTTATTCCCAGTAAAACAATGAATGAACCCCAAGTGATGGCTGCGGTCAGTGCAATGTGTGCAGAGACTGAGGAGGAAGCTCGGGACTGGAGCCGCGAAATAGCAGATCGGCGAAGGAAGAGTGGACAAGATGTGCCAGCCCTGAACGCTCCAGAGAAGGAATCTAACTCTAGTACGGGGACTGGTGGTCAGATCAACATTGAGAAGGGCGAGGGTGAGGACGAAGCGCGCAAACATTTTGCAGGAACAGCGCCGCAGATCTGGGAACAATTCGGGCAGGTAAGCAAACGACTGGGGACGAAGCAATTTCTGGTAGTTACAGCCGGACCTGATTACGAGCGAAGACTTGCGTCTTATCGGTTACTTGCCGAGTTTGGTAAAACCATGGTGAAGTAAGCGGTGCAGTTCCTGTTTTCATAGGATAATCCTCACAATTTAACATGTTGAAGGGTTGCAGATCGGTATTCTCCGCATGCTGCAGCTCTTTTCCATTTTATCTCGCTGATGCTTTCGCATGTATTCCTATGAAATCAACGTGTTTACGAGGCACAAGTTTTTACAAAACGAAGCATGTCTTAAACAAAATAATGTTATAATACTTTACGTCAGTTTACCCATAGATATATGATAAAAGAGTATTTTGCAAGATGCCAAAAGAAGGGTAAAACCAAGACCAAAGAACCGAAAATTCGGAGGTAGGCCGAATCCGGTATAAGGGGGAAATCACATGTTCAGCAGATTCAAGATCAGGAGTATCGGTCTGCGTATCAGCATCGCGTTCTATTTGTTAATCCTCTGTTTAATTCTCCTTAGTGTCACCATTGTTATCCGGTTAAACTCTATGGAAGCCAACACCAATGAGATAACGGGGAACTGGATGCCTTCGATTCAGCAAATCAATAGGTTGAACTATACCACCGAACATATTTTGTCATTGAGTTACCGGCACTTTGATGCTCAGGATGGAGACAAGGCAGAACTCGCTGAAGAGCGTACCAACTATATTCGTGAAACGACACAGGCGATCAAAATATACGATCAGCAGGATAAGGCGACAGACGAACAGGAGCACTGGGACGCATTCAAGACGAAGTGGGCGGCTTACCTTAAGCTGAATACCCAAGCGATCAATTTGAGTGATCAAGGACAATCCCAGCTGGCGAAGGAAGTTTCGGAAAAAGGGGCTGAATCCTTCGATGCCATGCAGGTCGATCTGGACTATCTGGTCGAATACAATCAGAATCAGTCGGATCTCTCGGCAGCGCAAACCATCAGGTCGGTGCAGAATGGCCGAATGATCATTATTGTAGGGGTGCTGATCATGATTGCGATCACGGCGATCGCGATTCCGATTATCCGTTCGCAGGTCGTGAAACCGCTGCTCCGGGTTATTAGTGCAGTGAAGCTGATTGCAGAAGGCCAACTGAATGTGCAGGATATACATACCAAGCACGAAGATGAAGTAGGGCTCTTGGCTAAAGCGGTAAACACGATGAAAGGAAATCTGACTTCCATGGTGTTGAATGTCAGACGTGTTGCCGAAGCGGTGAATCGTCAGAGCAACGAGCTGGCCATCTCTTCGGAAGAAGTCAAAATTGGAAGTCAGCAGATTGCCATTACGATGGAAGAGTCAGCTAAGGCTGCAGAGAGTCAGGCCGTAACGGCAGTTGAATCAGCACGTGCGGTTGAGGGATTGAACGAGCACATTCAGCAGCATGCCAATCAAGGGAGCAAGCTTAGTGCGATGTCAGAACGTGTGCTGGAGCAGGGATTGAATGGACGCAAGGCCATGGAGCAATCCGTGCAGCAAATGCAGCAAATTTCCGGGGCTGTCTCGGCTTCGATGGAGCGGATGGAGCAGCTAAACCGTAAAAACGAGGATATTTCCAAGCTGGTCCAAGTGATTCGTGACATCGCAAGGCAGACCAACCTGCTGGCATTGAATGCTTCCATTGAGGCGGCCCGTGCTGGAGAGAGTGGTCGTGGGTTCGCCGTGGTGGCATCCGAGGTACGGAAGTTATCGGAAGCGGTGCAGACTTCAGTGGAGGAAATTACAGTGATTACGGAAGATATCCAGCAGGATTCCCAGGGAGTTGTGGCTGAATTGCGTACAGGTGTCCGGGAGACTGAACTGGGGCAGGAACATGTACGAACGTCGGGGAATCTATTCCGGAATATTAATGAATCTGTGGAGGAAATGGTTCACGTGATTGGCACGATGACAGCCGGGTTGGAAGGCATGCAGGATGCAAGTGGACGCATGAATGATTTTAGCCAACAGATCTCGGCAGTATCGGAGCAATCTGCAGCAAGCGTAGAGGAAGTTTCGGCTTCGGCTGAAGAACAGGTAAGCTCCATGGAAACGATTAGCGGCAGCATTCAATCACTGAAGGAATTGTCGGATGACCTGCTTGCTTCCATCGAAAAATTAAAAATATAAACCTTCTTCTTATAATAGAAGAAACATGAAGGACGGCTGCAATGTTGACTGAAAGCAATTCGACCGACATCACAAGGAGTTCAATTAACCAAGATTACATCTACACGTTTGCCTGTCATGAGAATGAGCGTGAATTATGCTCGCTCGAGCTCCATGCATTGTTTGGTTCCAGGCTGGAAATGAATTCGAATTTACGCTCATATGTCCGGTCCAGTATATGCATTCCACCAGGCAGAAGTCCGTTTATTCATGGAAGGCTGGACGTGATATCGGAAGCGGACAGCGTGAATGATTTGCTTCCGGCTGCAGCGAAGATTGAATTGCTTCCGGAAGAAACGTTCAAAGTGGTATGTCTGAAAGAAGGAGACCATATGCCTGATTATGAACATTCCCGTCAGCTGGAAAGAGAAGTGGGAATGTGCATCAAGGGCAAGGCGCAGATGAAGCACCCGAAAGTGACCTTTGGACTAATACAAACAGGTAGAAAATGGATCTTGGGTCAGTGGACAGAAGCGGATCGATCGTGGCACAGTCATCAGCAGAAGCCGCAAAATTACTCCACGGGTTTCGGAGTTGCGCTGGCCA contains:
- a CDS encoding deoxyguanosinetriphosphate triphosphohydrolase family protein, which produces MQWNDLREHRQYPELTKLDGARAAYERDYSRLIHSPTFRRLQGKSQVFGAGTGDYYRTRLTHSLEVAQIAREAARSLLRRYPQVDWSQADSPGLIIDSEVVECAAIAHDFGHPPFGHKGEEVLDGILDDLINTEVKKIMKKNRSAKSPQQEPEVRAELKRKYEHFEGNAHNFRLIMFLEKREDIDGLNLSDAVLLGINKYPYPGTESKKGMYHHEWQYIHEIRNRWNMPAGKKTLEAQLMDLCDDIAYSAHDLEDGIKAGKIEVHEHFLQDPHIHRLIVDKITTLEDLFWNGWTREAIGQKVEEVLASFLRVWNEKMPFCEHDYSRTRREVKAYWVSLFVGSLGVIDDGDWKKVTFVREDAEDLDMLRTVSVLKSFAWVTMIRDLRVQRLQKRSEWMIKRLWDAFLDPETSKSIIPSDWLQRYEKDQAKAHPIWTWEHMVIDYIAGMTDAFAEKIYNELYGLKVGSIYDLD
- a CDS encoding MsnO8 family LLM class oxidoreductase; the protein is MDTNIGTGSSEPFSLGVLDLVPRLKGAAAEEALQQSVSLAQHAEAWGYTRYWTSEHHDMEELASASPEVLLSHIGARTATIQLGSGAVLLPHYSPLKVAESFRLLAALYPGRIELGLGRAPGGGPHATMALSGNYLQHVSKLPESLAALTELLEDRYSYEEHRVTARPIPELPVSLWMLGTNVKSAEFAARFGMGYVFGQFMSDADGTEAVKRYRDGFIPSKTMNEPQVMAAVSAMCAETEEEARDWSREIADRRRKSGQDVPALNAPEKESNSSTGTGGQINIEKGEGEDEARKHFAGTAPQIWEQFGQVSKRLGTKQFLVVTAGPDYERRLASYRLLAEFGKTMVK
- a CDS encoding methyl-accepting chemotaxis protein; this encodes MFSRFKIRSIGLRISIAFYLLILCLILLSVTIVIRLNSMEANTNEITGNWMPSIQQINRLNYTTEHILSLSYRHFDAQDGDKAELAEERTNYIRETTQAIKIYDQQDKATDEQEHWDAFKTKWAAYLKLNTQAINLSDQGQSQLAKEVSEKGAESFDAMQVDLDYLVEYNQNQSDLSAAQTIRSVQNGRMIIIVGVLIMIAITAIAIPIIRSQVVKPLLRVISAVKLIAEGQLNVQDIHTKHEDEVGLLAKAVNTMKGNLTSMVLNVRRVAEAVNRQSNELAISSEEVKIGSQQIAITMEESAKAAESQAVTAVESARAVEGLNEHIQQHANQGSKLSAMSERVLEQGLNGRKAMEQSVQQMQQISGAVSASMERMEQLNRKNEDISKLVQVIRDIARQTNLLALNASIEAARAGESGRGFAVVASEVRKLSEAVQTSVEEITVITEDIQQDSQGVVAELRTGVRETELGQEHVRTSGNLFRNINESVEEMVHVIGTMTAGLEGMQDASGRMNDFSQQISAVSEQSAASVEEVSASAEEQVSSMETISGSIQSLKELSDDLLASIEKLKI
- a CDS encoding TRM11 family SAM-dependent methyltransferase, with the protein product MLTESNSTDITRSSINQDYIYTFACHENERELCSLELHALFGSRLEMNSNLRSYVRSSICIPPGRSPFIHGRLDVISEADSVNDLLPAAAKIELLPEETFKVVCLKEGDHMPDYEHSRQLEREVGMCIKGKAQMKHPKVTFGLIQTGRKWILGQWTEADRSWHSHQQKPQNYSTGFGVALARSLVNIAVPNILNQRLLDPCCGMGTVVIEALSMGIEARGNDLNPLAIQGARINLPHFGYDPACLTLGDMNELEGSYDAAILDMPYNLCSVLPDEDQRVMLTSLRRLAKRAVVVSTEWVEEHLLAAGWEVNQYCAVRKGTFIRHVWLCT